From Aquificota bacterium, one genomic window encodes:
- a CDS encoding ABC transporter substrate-binding protein, which produces MRSFFGALLFCILSFLPFYLSSSPKGGNVSFVKVNPQSFEVKEGKEGGQIRFILSSDPKTLNPALAQETSSTAVLSDLFTGLTKTDLKSMKVVPDLAERWEEKEGGKVYIFHLRKGIRWSDGAPFGADDVVFTYKDIYLNPQIPNSTGDMFKGILKSQEDVKNFVRKIDQYTVEFRLPSPFAPFLNALSAPILPKHKLEKYVKEGTFMTAWNVNTDPKEIVGTGPYVIKRYIKGVLVEYTANPYYYEYDQKGIRLPYIKSKIGYIIQDPDTSLLKYSLGEIDYMGVRPQDVLFMSKMKETTLFDLGPTPSTTFLAFNMNPKADIPKYKLKWFQNREFRRAISHAIDRVGMCYLVYNGLAEPLYGPITPANRPYYEDGLFPVYDYNLKKAKAILESIGFRDKDGDGWLEDPEGHKVEIVLLTNAGNKEREAMGNMIKEDLEKIGIKVIFRPIDFNTLVSRLTSPPYSWEAVIIGLTGSMDPHFGRNVWHSSGTLHMWNPRQEKPSTEWEKRIDELFDRGAIETDQEKRIMFYREAYRIIAEEQPMIFLTTPKSMLAVRDKFENLFPTVWGWYKEEALFIK; this is translated from the coding sequence ATGAGGTCCTTTTTTGGTGCCTTACTTTTTTGTATTCTTTCCTTTCTTCCCTTTTATCTTTCCTCTTCACCCAAAGGTGGCAATGTATCCTTTGTGAAGGTAAATCCTCAAAGCTTTGAGGTTAAAGAGGGAAAGGAAGGAGGACAGATAAGGTTTATTCTCAGTTCCGACCCCAAAACTCTAAACCCTGCCTTGGCTCAAGAGACCTCCTCTACGGCCGTTCTTTCGGACCTATTTACTGGGCTTACAAAAACAGACCTAAAAAGCATGAAGGTGGTACCAGACTTGGCCGAAAGGTGGGAAGAAAAGGAGGGGGGCAAGGTTTATATCTTCCATCTTAGAAAGGGTATACGTTGGAGCGATGGCGCACCCTTTGGTGCGGACGATGTGGTCTTTACATACAAGGACATATACCTAAACCCACAAATTCCAAACTCTACGGGCGATATGTTTAAGGGAATACTCAAAAGCCAAGAGGATGTAAAAAACTTTGTGAGAAAAATAGACCAATATACGGTGGAGTTTAGACTTCCCAGTCCCTTTGCACCCTTTTTAAATGCCCTTTCTGCACCCATTCTGCCAAAGCATAAGCTGGAAAAATATGTAAAAGAAGGCACCTTTATGACTGCATGGAATGTAAACACGGACCCAAAGGAGATAGTGGGAACAGGACCTTATGTAATTAAAAGATATATAAAGGGCGTGCTTGTGGAATACACCGCAAACCCCTACTATTATGAATACGACCAAAAGGGTATAAGGCTTCCCTACATAAAAAGCAAAATAGGCTACATAATCCAAGACCCAGACACAAGCCTTTTAAAGTATTCCCTTGGAGAGATAGACTATATGGGCGTGAGGCCTCAAGATGTGCTTTTTATGAGTAAGATGAAAGAAACTACACTTTTTGACCTGGGTCCCACACCCTCCACCACCTTTTTGGCTTTTAACATGAACCCAAAGGCTGACATTCCAAAGTATAAACTTAAATGGTTTCAAAACAGGGAATTTAGAAGGGCCATATCCCATGCCATAGATAGGGTTGGCATGTGCTATTTGGTCTACAACGGGCTTGCAGAACCCCTTTACGGGCCAATAACTCCAGCAAACAGACCCTATTATGAAGATGGCCTATTTCCTGTCTATGATTACAACCTAAAAAAAGCAAAGGCAATCTTAGAAAGCATAGGCTTTAGGGACAAGGATGGTGATGGATGGTTGGAAGACCCAGAGGGTCATAAGGTAGAAATAGTGCTTCTTACCAATGCAGGCAATAAGGAAAGGGAGGCCATGGGAAACATGATAAAGGAAGACCTTGAAAAGATAGGCATAAAAGTCATCTTTAGACCCATAGATTTTAACACCCTTGTTAGCAGACTTACCTCACCACCCTATAGCTGGGAGGCGGTCATAATAGGCCTTACGGGCTCTATGGACCCCCATTTTGGTAGGAATGTATGGCATTCCTCCGGTACCCTTCATATGTGGAACCCAAGGCAGGAAAAACCCTCAACGGAGTGGGAAAAAAGAATAGATGAACTCTTTGACAGGGGAGCCATAGAGACAGACCAAGAGAAAAGGATCATGTTTTACAGAGAAGCTTACAGAATAATAGCAGAAGAACAACCTATGATATTCTTGACCACACCAAAAAGCATGCTTGCCGTAAGAGATAAGTTTGAGAACCTTTTCCCTACCGTTTGGGGATGGTACAAGGAAGAAGCCCTATTTATTAAGTAA